Proteins found in one Saccharomyces mikatae IFO 1815 strain IFO1815 genome assembly, chromosome: 5 genomic segment:
- the URA3 gene encoding orotidine-5'-phosphate decarboxylase (similar to Saccharomyces cerevisiae URA3 (YEL021W); ancestral locus Anc_1.453), whose protein sequence is MSKATYQERAATHPSPVAAKLFNIMHEKQTNLCASLDVRTTKELLELVEALGPKICLLKTHVDILTDFSMEGTVKPLKELSAKHNFLLFEDRKFADIGNTVKLQYSAGVYRIAEWADITNAHGVVGPGIVSGLKQAAEEVTKEPRGLLMLAELSCKGSLATGEYTKGTVNIAKSDKDFVIGFIAQKDMGGRDEGYDWLIMTPGVGLDDKGDALGQQYRTVDDVVSTGSDIIIVGRGLFAKGRDAKVEGERYRKAGWEAYLRRCGQQN, encoded by the coding sequence ATGTCCAAAGCTACATACCAAGAACGTGCTGCTACACATCCCAGTCCTGTCGCCGCCAAGCTATTCAACATTATGCACGAAAAGCAAACAAATTTGTGTGCCTCATTGGATGTTCGTACCACCAAAGAATTATTGGAGTTAGTAGAAGCATTAGGCCCCAAAATTTGCCTCTTAAAAACACATGTGGATATCCTGACTGATTTTTCGATGGAGGGCACAGTTAAGCCGCTAAAGGAATTGTCTGCCAAGCACAACTTTCTACTATTTGAAGACAGAAAATTTGCGGATATTGGTAATACAGTTAAATTACAGTACTCTGCAGGCGTTTATAGAATAGCAGAATGGGCGGACATCACTAATGCACATGGCGTTGTCGGCCCCGGTATTGTTAGCGGATTGAAACAGGCAGCAGAGGAAGTGACAAAAGAACCTAGGGGTCTTTTGATGTTGGCAGAATTGTCATGCAAAGGTTCTCTAGCTACTGGAGAATACACCAAAGGTACTGTGAACATAGCAAAGAGTGACAAAGACTTTGTTATTGGTTTCATTGCCCAAAAAGACATGGGAGGAAGAGATGAAGGCTACGACTGGTTGATCATGACACCCGGTGTGGGTTTAGATGACAAGGGTGACGCATTGGGCCAACAATATAGAACTGTGGATGATGTGGTCTCTACTGGGTCTGACATCATTATTGTCGGAAGAGGGCTCTTTGCTAAGGGAAGAGATGCTAAAGTAGAAGGTGAGCGTTACAGGAAAGCAGGCTGGGAAGCGTATTTGAGAAGGTGTGGCCAGCAGAATTGA
- the TIM9 gene encoding protein transporter TIM9 (similar to Saccharomyces cerevisiae TIM9 (YEL020W-A); ancestral locus Anc_1.452) yields the protein MDALNSKEQQEFQKVVEQKQMKDFMHLYSNLVERCFTDCVNDFTTSKLTNKEQTCIMKCSEKFLKHSERVGQRFQEQNAALGQGLGR from the coding sequence ATGGACGCATTGAATTCCaaagaacaacaagaattcCAAAAAGTGGTGGAGCAAAAGCAAATGAAGGATTTCATGCATCTATACTCAAATTTGGTGGAAAGATGTTTTACAGACTGTGTCAATGACTTTACAACGTCAAAACTAACCAATAAAGAACAAACATGCATTATGAAGTGTTCAGAAAAGTTTCTGAAGCATAGCGAGCGTGTAGGACAGCGTTTCCAAGAGCAAAACGCTGCCTTGGGACAAGGCCTGGGTCGCTAA
- the PXP1 gene encoding putative indolepyruvate decarboxylase family protein (similar to Saccharomyces cerevisiae YEL020C; ancestral locus Anc_1.450), with product MTTTTVQYFAELLQRYGIDTVFGIVGIPIVQLADTMVSKGIKFIPCRNEQAASYAASAYGYVNDKPGVLLIVGGPGLIHSLAGIYNSMSNRWPLLVIAGSSSHGDTHKGGFQELDQVSLLSPFLKFTGKLAPDNIRMITQKALNHCIQGTAGVAYIDVPADFIEYEKPLEGNCHIGDELPVILTPNKCGPDPSRIKEVVQLILKNKENNILVVIGKGAVKNSHEVRRLINKFNIPFLPTPMAKGIVPDSSPLNVSSARSQALKTADIVLVLGARLNWILHFGASPKWNSESIFIQFDSNPETLGDNNISPGADLSVWGDIGLSVTALMEEVVRQDPCWKYSGISQAIQEKIQFNQTRLLKKERTGGTQLNYHQVYGTLRPLIDDYRTFLVTEGANTMDIARVSFPTNAPKRRLDAGTNATMGVGLGYALACKASHPELDVVLIQGDSAFGFSAMEIETAVRCQLALVIVVMNNSGIYHGEKDTGSDLPPTALSKNCRYDLVGKGLGANGFFVNTLSELGRSFQKAVQLSRTKMETSVINVIIEPGEQKQISFAWQNKPRL from the coding sequence ATGACCACGACAACTGTGCAATACTTTGCTGAACTTTTACAAAGATATGGCATTGATACTGTTTTCGGAATCGTAGGTATTCCTATTGTTCAACTAGCGGATACGATGGTTTCCAAAGGTATCAAGTTCATACCATGCAGGAATGAACAGGCTGCCTCATACGCTGCCTCTGCGTATGGGTATGTTAACGATAAACCTGGTGTATTACTTATTGTCGGGGGTCCCGGTTTGATTCACTCTTTGGCCGGTATATACAACTCAATGAGCAATAGGTGGCCCCTCTTAGTCATTGCCGGAAGTTCTTCCCACGGTGATACCCATAAAGGTGGATTTCAAGAGTTGGATCAGGTAAGTTTATTGTCCCCTTTTCTAAAGTTTACTGGCAAGTTGGCCCCTGACAATATCCGCATGATTACTCAGAAGGCTTTGAATCATTGTATACAAGGCACAGCAGGTGTTGCATACATTGACGTCCCCGCAGATTTTATCGAGTATGAAAAACCTCTAGAGGGAAACTGCCACATAGGTGATGAATTGCCTGTGATTTTAACTCCAAACAAATGTGGCCCGGATCCATCCAGAATCAAAGAAGTGGTACAACTCATtctaaaaaacaaagaaaataatattctCGTTGTTATTGGGAAAGGTGCGGTGAAAAATTCTCACGAAGTTCGTAGGCTGATAAACAAATTCaatattccatttttgCCGACCCCAATGGCTAAAGGTATTGTCCCAGATTCTTCGCCTCTAAACGTTTCATCTGCGAGATCTCAAGCCTTGAAAACAGCTGATattgttcttgttcttggtGCAAGATTAAATTGGATATTGCATTTCGGTGCCTCTCCCAAATGGAACTCGGAGTCCATTTTCATTCAGTTCGATTCCAATCCTGAAACGTTAGGTGATAACAATATTTCACCTGGTGCAGACCTTTCAGTTTGGGGCGATATAGGATTAAGCGTTACTGCCCTAATGGAAGAAGTGGTACGGCAGGATCCTTGCTGGAAATACAGCGGCATCAGTCAAGCTATTCAGGAGAAAATTCAATTCAACCAAACCCGcttattgaagaaagaaagaaccgGAGGGACACAGTTAAATTACCACCAGGTTTATGGAACCTTGAGACCCCTCATCGATGACTATAGGACATTTCTTGTCACGGAGGGAGCAAACACCATGGATATTGCACGCGTTTCATTCCCTACAAATGCACCAAAGCGCCGGTTAGATGCAGGGACTAACGCGACTATGGGTGTTGGACTTGGATACGCGCTAGCCTGCAAGGCGTCCCATCCAGAGCTGGACGTAGTGCTGATTCAAGGTGATTCCGCGTTCGGGTTCTCCGCCATGGAAATCGAAACCGCAGTAAGGTGCCAGTTGGCACTGGTCATCGTTGTGATGAATAATAGCGGTATATACCATGGAGAGAAGGACACCGGGTCTGATCTACCCCCTACGGCACTAAGTAAGAACTGTCGCTATGATTTAGTGGGCAAAGGACTAGGCGCCAACGGGTTTTTTGTGAACACATTGAGCGAACTGGGCAGAAGCTTCCAGAAAGCTGTGCAACTGTCCCGCACCAAGATGGAAACAAGTGTTATCAACGTCATTATCGAGCCCGGCGAACAGAAGCAAATCTCTTTTGCTTGGCAAAACAAACCTCGTCTATGA
- the MMS21 gene encoding SUMO ligase MMS21 (similar to Saccharomyces cerevisiae MMS21 (YEL019C); ancestral locus Anc_1.448), whose amino-acid sequence MTVEDNPIPKSVPLHQQSGKDFHTLHTQDLSNLYQQCYKQIDETVNQLVDSASPSTAGISEQITDITRTYKLLSEYELESNSFHEGIKDLKKNFKQLSDACPQIDLSTWDKYRTGELTAPQLSELYLSMPTPEPTTMLNDTDTLRILKVLPYIWNDPTCVIPDLQNPAGEDDLQIEGGKIELTCPITCKPYETPMISKKCNHVFDKNGIQNYLQGYTTRDCPQAACSQVVSMRDFVSDPIMELRCKIARIKKSQEQDKESNQAIDVL is encoded by the coding sequence atgaCTGTTGAGGACAACCCCATACCTAAGTCAGTGCCCTTGCACCAACAATCAGGTAAAGACTTCCACACTTTACATACTCAAGACTTATCAAACCTATACCAACAATGCTATAAACAAATTGACGAAACTGTAAATCAGTTGGTGGATTCCGCATCGCCCTCTACCGCCGGCATCAGCGAACAGATAACGGATATTACAAGGACATACAAACTACTCTCGGAATATGAGTTGGAGTCCAACTCATTTCACGAAGGTATTAaagacttgaaaaaaaatttcaagcaGTTATCAGATGCCTGTCCACAAATCGATCTTTCCACGTGGGATAAATATCGCACTGGGGAACTCACTGCTCCCCAATTATCTGAACTGTATTTGAGTATGCCCACGCCTGAGCCAACCACCATGCTTAACGACACAGATACCCTTCGGATACTTAAAGTGTTACCTTACATATGGAATGATCCAACGTGCGTGATACCTGATTTACAAAACCCTGCAGGCGAAGATGATCTACAAATAGAAGGGGGTAAGATTGAACTGACTTGTCCTATTACCTGTAAACCTTATGAAACCCCaatgatatcaaaaaaatgcaacCACGTCTTCGATAAAAATGGTATTCAGAACTATTTACAGGGTTACACGACAAGAGATTGTCCGCAAGCTGCGTGCTCCCAAGTCGTGTCCATGAGAGATTTCGTAAGTGACCCCATTATGGAACTAAGGTGTAAAATTGCCAGGATTAAAAAGTCTCAAGAACAAGACAAAGAAAGTAACCAGGCCATCGATGTTTTGTAG
- the EAF5 gene encoding Eaf5p (similar to Saccharomyces cerevisiae EAF5 (YEL018W); ancestral locus Anc_1.447) yields the protein MDREVSELVVLQLIHTLISNKNEELVRNGGGINMIGNNLRISLVKLTNEIQNNMLINELTNLRRQGTMVNGNGKLGINDILTIVKGLFPDYRTTLNDGQLSLHGLEMHDIEKLLVEKCDRFKKTQIEQIRTMEDEILKNGIKMGVSQPQSQPQQHVQSAKSGSSGIGTTTTTTTTHGVHNMDPKREKLLKLYRDTVLNKLESKTGNFRKLFKSPNNRIIKNEINYADLKNETPGSVHELQLILQKSITDGVMREAIGTDDWKLARQVQLELDDTVQFMRRALE from the coding sequence ATGGACAGAGAGGTGAGTGAGTTAGTGGTGTTGCAGCTGATACACACGTTAATTTCGAACAAGAACGAAGAACTGGTCAGGAATGGGGGAGGAATCAACATGATCGGTAACAATCTCCGAATATCACTAGTCAAGTTAACTAACGAAATACAGAACAATATGCTAATCAACGAGCTGACGAATTTAAGGAGACAAGGCACTATGGTAAATGGAAACGGAAAACTTGGCATTAACGATATCCTGACCATCGTTAAGGGCTTATTTCCCGATTATAGAACAACACTAAATGATGGGCAACTGAGTCTACATGGTTTAGAGATGCATGACATCGAAAAGCTACTTGTAGAAAAGTGCGACCGATTCAAGAAAACGcaaattgaacaaataaGGACGATGGAGGACgagatattgaagaatggTATAAAGATGGGGGTATCGCAACCACAATCGCAACCGCAACAGCATGTACAATCGGCCAAAAGTGGATCTAGTGGCATAGGTACAACCACTACCACGACTACAACACATGGCGTACATAACATGGACccaaagagagaaaaactATTGAAATTATACAGAGACACGGTTCTGAATAAACTAGAGAGCAAGACTGGGAATTTTCGGAAGTTATTCAAGAGCCCCAACAATAGgattattaaaaatgaGATAAATTACGCAGACCTAAAGAATGAAACACCCGGCAGTGTTCACGAACTGCAACTGATTTTGCAGAAGAGCATAACCGACGGTGTGATGCGAGAGGCCATTGGCACGGATGATTGGAAATTGGCCAGACAAGTGCAGTTGGAACTAGACGACACAGTCCAATTCATGAGAAGAGCATTAGAATAG
- the PMP2 gene encoding proteolipid ATPase (similar to Saccharomyces cerevisiae PMP1 (YCR024C-A) and PMP2 (YEL017C-A); ancestral locus Anc_1.446), whose translation MLMNTLPGGVILVFILVGLACIAIIATIIYRKWQARQRGLQRF comes from the coding sequence ATGTTGATGAACACGTTACCAGGTGGTGTTATCTTAGTTTTCATTCTAGTCGGTTTGGCTTGTATTGCCATCATTGCTACCATTATCTACAGAAAATGGCAAGCTAGACAAAGAGGTTTGCAAAGATTCTAA
- the GTT3 gene encoding Gtt3p (similar to Saccharomyces cerevisiae GTT3 (YEL017W); ancestral locus Anc_1.445), translated as MSSKSTFSRWKKADLIDLANKLEIDGFPNYAKKSDMIENLESHLNHLEKPVDFKDDYPELKSFYESMTVDQSRDERNVSGSTPGSGREFFDTATNDSDLEKAYIKEDDEKSQSGDEGSATKRLPDKNASSTTKTNFNLLDFSSNNDSSASALRKFKFDFQEYLSDIKYRAQKINENVQDYLSTISSVDTIFSLVEFSFLMRGILLAAGRPTSSSSLASSLEAAVAAHNKYQGTLDFCLPILTWLLFFRGIPTLVSYYVNFIRYDLDIELDPMTFNLTKFLISLAIFKSCNNKNIDFHSFEFVNQVWTQLYTVNYSLGMIPLVFSIVNCLLTLYVL; from the coding sequence ATGTCGAGCAAGTCTACTTTCAGTCGTTGGAAGAAGGCGGACCTAATTGACCTCGCCAACAAACTGGAAATCGACGGCTTCCCCAACTACGCAAAGAAAAGCGATATGATCGAGAACCTTGAATCGCACTTGAATCATCTCGAGAAACCAGTGGACTTTAAAGATGACTACCCGGAACTAAAGTCGTTTTATGAGTCGATGACAGTGGACCAGTCTAGGGATGAACGGAACGTGTCCGGATCCACGCCCGGATCCGGGCGTGAATTCTTTGACACGGCGACGAATGATTCTGATCTGGAGAAAGCGTATATCAAAGAGGATGATGAGAAGTCGCAATCTGGCGATGAAGGAAGCGCGACAAAGCGTCTTCCTGACAAGAATGCAAGTTCAACCACGAAAACAAACTTTAATCTGTTGGACTTCAGTTCAAACAACGATTCGTCTGCCTCTGCGTTGAGGAAGTTCAAGTTTGATTTTCAAGAATACCTCTCTGACATTAAATATCGTGCACAGAAAATTAATGAGAACGTTCAGGACTACCTGTCCACCATCTCCTCTGTTGAcacaattttttccttggtagagttttcttttctaatgAGAGGCATATTATTAGCCGCCGGGCGGCCAACTTCCTCCTCTTCGCTCGCATCGTCTCTGGAAGCCGCAGTTGCCGCTCATAACAAATACCAAGGTACACTTGATTTCTGCCTACCAATACTTACGTGGCTACTCTTTTTCAGAGGCATTCCTACATTAGTCTCATACTACGTCAACTTTATCCGCTATGACCTGGACATCGAATTGGACCCAATGACTTTCAATCTTACGAaattcttgatttctttggcaatcttcaaaagctgtaataataaaaacataGATTTCCATTCTTTCGAGTTCGTTAATCAAGTATGGACCCAGCTCTATACAGTGAATTACTCCCTTGGTATGATACCCCTGGTATTCTCTATCGTCAACTGCTTGCTGACTCTGTACGTGCTATAG
- the NPP2 gene encoding nucleotide diphosphatase/phosphodiesterase NPP2 (similar to Saccharomyces cerevisiae NPP1 (YCR026C) and NPP2 (YEL016C); ancestral locus Anc_1.444): MLLLQHHIDLEKNNEGDARAKSYTVPRCQLLKFLLCIITVIWLLSSYSKCSRAYDVGRQKIMNRSNTYYNGTHDFKTLTILVSIDGFHPRLINAKHTPFLHNLHNLQSSYDMNITTTPYMIPSFPTQTFPNHWSMVTGKHPIEHGIVSNIFWDDSTGSEFRPNNLDPRIWSNAADPIWQLLQTKTQGQYKVATHMWPGSDITYEEYQEVPRERMPFYFDNFNHSETLQEKLSQIFQYVDMPLLEDRPELVLSYIPNVDSYGHDFGYDLRDKRLQKLINEIDKFFRHLMEGLHKRNLLKISNVMVVSDHGMNNIDTESGEHVVVWERMFPGDTMSAFISHFYNEGPMMMAYVKDPRNRQWIRDLIKFQLRKVYGDEISRKFHVILKEDFDPSWRYFQYNNESHAYDDRVGDIWILPDEHYAIVKEASGIHGGTMGTHGYNFGNCSDMASIFIGMGPMFSNEVIPPFQNIQIYKMLIDASGVF, translated from the coding sequence ATGCTTCTTTTGCAGCATCATATTGAccttgaaaagaataatgaGGGTGATGCTAGAGCAAAATCCTACACAGTGCCACGGTGCCagttattgaaatttttgctttGCATTATAACTGTCATCTGGTTACTCTCATCATATTCAAAATGCTCCAGAGCTTATGATGTTGGACGacaaaaaattatgaaTAGATCAAATACCTATTATAACGGTACGCATGATTTCAAGACTTTGACAATATTGGTATCGATTGATGGGTTTCATCCGAGATTGATAAATGCGAAACATACGCCTTTTCTTCACAACTTGCACAATTTACAGTCATCGTACGATATGAATATCACCACTACACCGTACATGATACCGAGCTTTCCCACACAGACTTTTCCTAACCACTGGAGTATGGTGACAGGGAAACACCCCATTGAGCACGGTATTGTTTCCAATATATTCTGGGATGATTCCACCGGTAGTGAATTTAGACCAAACAACCTCGACCCAAGAATCTGGAGTAATGCTGCTGATCCCATCTGGCAATTACTTCAAACGAAAACACAAGGCCAGTACAAAGTGGCCACGCACATGTGGCCTGGAAGTGATATTACATACGAGGAATACCAGGAAGTACCTAGGGAAAGAATGCCCTTTTATTTTGACAACTTTAATCATTCGGAAACACTCCAAGAGAAACTATCTCAAATCTTCCAATACGTGGATATGCCTCTGCTAGAAGATAGACCTGAGTTGGTACTAAGTTATATCCCTAATGTTGATTCGTATGGTCACGATTTCGGATACGATTTACGAGATAAGCGACTACAAAAGTTGATCAATGAAATTGATAAGTTTTTCCGCCACTTGATGGAAGGTTTACATAAAAGAAACTTACTGAAAATAAGCAATGTTATGGTTGTAAGTGACCATGGGATGAACAATATTGACACGGAAAGCGGTGAGCATGTTGTAGTATGGGAAAGGATGTTCCCGGGTGACACAATGTCTGCGTTTATATCGCACTTTTATAACGAGGGTCCCATGATGATGGCATACGTAAAAGACCCTCGCAACAGGCAATGGATTCGCGACTTAATAAAATTCCAACTACGGAAAGTTTATGGAGACGAAATTTCTAGAAAATTTCACGTGATCCTAAAAGAGGATTTCGACCCAAGCTGGAGATATTTCCAATACAATAACGAGTCGCATGCATATGACGATAGAGTGGGTGATATCTGGATTCTCCCGGATGAGCACTATGCTATTGTGAAAGAAGCGAGTGGAATACATGGCGGCACTATGGGGACACACGGATACAACTTCGGCAATTGCAGTGACATGGCGTCTATATTCATTGGAATGGGTCCGATGTTCAGCAATGAAGTCATTCCACCGTTTCAAAACATCCAAATCTACAAAATGCTAATTGACGCAAGTGGTGTCTTCTaa
- the EDC3 gene encoding Edc3p (similar to Saccharomyces cerevisiae EDC3 (YEL015W); ancestral locus Anc_1.442), which yields MSQFVGFGVQVELKDGKLIQGKIAKATSKGLTLNDVQFGDGGKSQAFKVRASRLKDLKVLTVASPAGKRKQQRQQQQQQQQQQQQQQQQPNDYSQNRGEHIDWQDDDVSKIKQQEDFDFQRNLGMFNKKDVFAQLKQNDDILPENRLQGHNRKQPQLQQNNYQNDELVIPDAKKDSWNKISSKSEQSAQQPQPQQDQDDELLEDDDHEYDVDDIDDPRYLPITQSLNITHLLHSATSSPSIDDKTKNTVINDKDQVLAKLGQMIISQSRSNSTSLPAANKQTTIKSKNTKQTIPMATPVQLLEMESITSEFFSINSSVLLENFAVNASFFLKQKLGGRARLRLQNSNPEPLVVILASDSNRSGAKALALGRHLCQAGHIRVITLFTCSQNELQDPMVKQQTEVYKKCGGKIVNSVSSLESAMETLNSPVEIVIDAMQGYDCTLSDLAGTSETIETRIKSMILWCNKQRGSTKVWSLDIPNGFDAGSGLPDIFFSERIEATGIICSGWPLIAINNLTTNLPSLEDAVLIDMGIPQGAYSQRTSLRKFQRCDLFVTDGALLLDL from the coding sequence ATGTCACAATTTGTTGGTTTCGGTGTACAAGTGGAGCTAAAAGACGGGAAGCTCATTCAGGGGAAAATTGCCAAGGCAACTTCAAAAGGATTGACTTTAAATGACGTTCAATTTGGCGATGGTGGTAAATCTCAAGCTTTTAAAGTGAGAGCATCTAGACTCAAGGATTTAAAGGTTCTAACTGTTGCCTCTCCAGCTGGTAAAAGAAAGCAACAAagacaacaacaacaacaacaacaacaacaacaacaacaacaacaacaacaaccaAATGATTATAGTCAAAATCGTGGCGAACATATTGATTGGCAAGATGACGATGTGAGTAAGATaaaacaacaagaagattttgactttcaaagaaatttggGCATGTTTAACAAGAAAGACGTTTTTGCGCAattaaaacaaaatgaCGATATACTACCAGAGAATAGATTACAGGGACATAATAGAAAACAACCTCAGCTGCAACAAAATAATTATCAGAACGATGAATTGGTTATTCCAGATGCAAAGAAAGACTCTTGGaacaaaatttcttcaaaaagcGAGCAAAGCGCGCAGCAACCTCAGCCGCAACAAGATCAAGATGATGAATTGTTGGAAGATGATGACCATGAATATGACGTGGATGATATCGACGACCCTAGATACTTACCAATAACTCAGTCTTTGAACATCACACATTTGCTTCACTCCGCAACTAGTTCTCCATCTATAGATGacaaaactaaaaataCAGTTATAAACGATAAGGACCAGGTACTAGCTAAATTAGGTCAGATGATCATCAGTCAATCGAGATCGAACTCAACGTCCTTACCAGCTgcaaacaaacaaacaaccataaaatcaaagaacaCTAAGCAAACCATCCCGATGGCCACCCCAGTTCAACTACTAGAAATGGAGAGTATTACAtctgaatttttcagtatTAATTCATCCGTATtattagaaaattttgCTGTAAATGCAtcgttctttcttaaaCAGAAGCTAGGTGGCCGTGCACGTTTACGTTTACAGAATTCTAACCCGGAACCTTTGGTAGTAATACTAGCCTCAGATTCCAACAGATCTGGTGCCAAAGCTTTGGCGTTGGGTAGACATCTTTGCCAGGCGGGTCATATTCGTGTTATAACATTATTTACATGCTCTCAAAATGAACTACAAGACCCCATGGTTAAGCAGCAAACGGAGGTCTATAAAAAGTGTGGCGGAAAGATCGTGAATAGTGTATCTTCGCTTGAATCTGCCATGGAGACATTAAACAGCCCTGTGGAAATTGTCATTGATGCCATGCAGGGCTACGATTGCACATTAAGCGATCTGGCAGGTACATCGGAAACTATTGAAACCAGAATCAAAAGCATGATATTATGGTGTAACAAACAGCGAGGCTCCACCAAAGTATGGTCTCTGGATATTCCAAATGGGTTTGATGCGGGCTCCGGTCTGCCAgatatctttttctctGAAAGGATTGAAGCCACAGGGATTATTTGTTCAGGCTGGCCGTTGATTGCCATCAATAATTTGACGACAAATTTACCCAGTCTAGAAGACGCTGTTTTGATCGATATGGGTATTCCACAGGGTGCCTATTCACAAAGAACTTCTTTGCGCAAATTCCAACGCTGTGATCTCTTTGTTACTGACGGGGCTTTACTGCTGGATTTGTAA